From Stenotrophomonas maltophilia, a single genomic window includes:
- a CDS encoding NnrS family protein, producing MTKVKKAATARAQTSRMARLPSPAMLMRAPHRLLFFIGASNLLLAMLWWALWLGALRGLWTPPPPPLPPAWLHALLMQYLVLPSFIFGFLLTVFPRWMGQPELPRSRYAPVGIGLFGGQALLVAAACGWAPGLWPGLLLALAGWSAGLIVLGRVLKAAGPNRNWHAHACYAALLLGWLGLLLFMAVVQGHATLMPVNVALGTFGLLLPVYLTVAHRMIPFFANNVVEGYVPWRPLRWLAAMWALLMLRLLLTALQIDNALWVADAPLLALALQALWHWWPRGPMPGLLAALFLALAWLPISFALYLLQDIGQMLGHLQLLGRAPLHALAVGLFGSLLVAMVTRVTQGHSGRPLVMPAVAWFAFVALQAVAIMRIIAELMPDAYAGHFAAAIGWLLALAPWVARLGWIYLSPRRDGKRG from the coding sequence ATGACGAAGGTCAAGAAGGCGGCCACCGCCCGGGCGCAGACTTCCCGCATGGCCCGCCTGCCCTCCCCTGCAATGCTGATGCGTGCGCCGCACCGTCTGCTGTTCTTCATCGGCGCCAGCAACCTGCTGCTGGCGATGCTGTGGTGGGCGTTGTGGCTGGGCGCATTGCGCGGATTGTGGACACCGCCGCCACCGCCGCTACCACCGGCCTGGCTGCATGCGCTGCTGATGCAGTACCTGGTGCTGCCCAGCTTCATTTTCGGCTTCCTGCTCACCGTGTTCCCGCGCTGGATGGGGCAACCCGAGCTGCCACGCAGCCGCTATGCGCCTGTCGGCATCGGCTTGTTTGGCGGGCAGGCGCTGCTGGTTGCCGCCGCCTGCGGGTGGGCACCCGGGCTGTGGCCCGGCCTGCTGCTGGCACTGGCCGGCTGGAGCGCTGGACTGATCGTGCTGGGACGCGTGCTCAAGGCCGCCGGCCCCAACCGCAACTGGCATGCTCATGCCTGCTATGCCGCACTGCTGCTGGGGTGGCTGGGGTTGCTGCTGTTCATGGCGGTGGTGCAGGGCCACGCCACGCTGATGCCGGTCAATGTGGCACTTGGCACGTTCGGCCTGCTGCTGCCGGTCTACCTCACTGTCGCCCACCGGATGATCCCGTTCTTCGCCAACAACGTGGTGGAGGGCTACGTGCCGTGGCGCCCGCTGCGCTGGTTGGCCGCGATGTGGGCACTGCTGATGCTGCGCCTGCTGTTGACCGCATTGCAGATCGACAACGCATTGTGGGTGGCCGACGCACCGCTGCTGGCGCTGGCGCTGCAGGCGCTGTGGCACTGGTGGCCACGCGGGCCGATGCCCGGGCTGCTCGCAGCCCTGTTTCTGGCGCTGGCGTGGCTGCCGATCAGCTTCGCGCTTTATCTGCTGCAGGACATCGGTCAAATGCTCGGCCATCTGCAGCTGCTCGGCCGCGCACCGCTGCACGCACTCGCCGTGGGCCTGTTCGGCAGCCTGCTGGTAGCGATGGTGACCCGGGTCACCCAGGGCCATTCCGGACGGCCGCTGGTGATGCCGGCAGTGGCCTGGTTTGCGTTTGTCGCGCTGCAGGCGGTGGCGATCATGCGCATCATTGCCGAGCTGATGCCCGACGCCTACGCCGGGCATTTCGCTGCCGCCATCGGTTGGCTGCTGGCATTGGCCCCGTGGGTGGCACGGCTGGGCTGGATCTACCTGAGCCCACGACGCGACGGCAAGCGAGGCTGA
- a CDS encoding NAD(P)-dependent alcohol dehydrogenase, with translation MSLARGYAAHSHTDPLIPYEFERRAVGPDDVRIEILYSGICHSDLHQARDDWGGSIYPMVPGHEIIGRVTEVGSNVTRFKVGDHAGVGCMVDSCRHCDACEHDLEQYCAEGATWTYNGRERQSGAPTYGGYSDHVVVEQRFVVKVSDTLDLKAAAPLLCAGITTWSPLRHWKVGPGQKVGVIGLGGLGHMGVKFAKALGAHVVMITTTPEKGADAKRLGADEVLVSRDAAQMKAHAGSFDFLLNTIPVGHDTNPYMGLLKREATMCLVGVLTELDPPLTGGSVIFGRKHLTGSAIGGMAETQEMMDFCAEHGIVSDVEMIDIKNVNEAWERMAKNDVRYRFVIDMATMKNAA, from the coding sequence TTACGCCGCCCATTCACATACCGACCCGCTGATCCCGTACGAATTCGAACGCCGCGCGGTCGGGCCGGACGATGTCCGTATCGAGATCCTCTACAGCGGCATCTGCCACTCCGACCTGCACCAGGCCCGCGACGACTGGGGTGGCTCGATCTACCCGATGGTGCCCGGCCACGAGATCATCGGCCGCGTGACCGAAGTCGGCAGCAACGTCACCCGCTTCAAGGTCGGCGACCACGCCGGCGTCGGCTGCATGGTCGACTCGTGCCGCCACTGCGACGCCTGCGAGCACGACCTGGAGCAGTACTGCGCCGAAGGCGCGACCTGGACCTACAACGGCCGCGAACGCCAGAGCGGTGCACCGACCTACGGCGGCTATTCCGACCACGTGGTGGTCGAGCAGCGCTTCGTGGTGAAGGTGTCCGACACCCTCGACCTGAAGGCCGCCGCGCCGCTGCTGTGTGCCGGCATCACCACCTGGTCGCCGCTGCGCCACTGGAAGGTCGGCCCGGGCCAGAAGGTCGGCGTGATCGGCCTCGGTGGCCTCGGCCACATGGGTGTGAAGTTTGCCAAGGCACTCGGCGCGCACGTGGTGATGATCACCACCACGCCGGAAAAGGGTGCCGACGCCAAGCGCCTGGGCGCCGACGAAGTGCTGGTCTCGCGCGACGCTGCACAGATGAAGGCACACGCCGGCAGCTTCGACTTCCTGCTCAACACCATCCCGGTCGGCCATGACACCAACCCATACATGGGCCTGCTCAAGCGCGAGGCGACCATGTGCCTGGTCGGCGTACTGACCGAGCTGGACCCGCCGCTGACCGGTGGCAGCGTGATCTTCGGCCGCAAGCACCTGACCGGTTCGGCGATCGGCGGCATGGCCGAAACCCAGGAGATGATGGACTTCTGTGCCGAGCACGGCATCGTCAGCGATGTCGAGATGATCGACATCAAGAACGTCAACGAGGCCTGGGAGCGCATGGCGAAGAACGATGTGCGCTACCGCTTCGTGATCGACATGGCGACGATGAAGAACGCCGCCTGA